In uncultured Methanobrevibacter sp., the following are encoded in one genomic region:
- a CDS encoding heavy metal translocating P-type ATPase — MVKHKHMDLPIEGMHCASCVLSVNKTFGKIEGVEEVDADLASNKLHITVDTKKVSYEQMEKLVKNLGFELHSDEMTIRIQGMHCASCTMNVENFLIRLDGIYDVKADLTSQSAKIRYDSSKVSLDEIEKVIDSLGFELLGVEGQTEIDEEAIYQKDLADKRNRIIVGLFFSAVLMILMFSGWDPLMGLTHGLHQSTGLHISSMGLLSLLVSILPFLYVSLPILKAGINGLMHKNLNMDVMYSMGILVAYISSIFGTFGIVLDHTFMFYDSAVMLPSFLMIGRYLEARAKKRTSDSIRELIGLQPTVATAIEVDENGEVISQKEVSIADIVLDDLLLVKPGEKIPVDGDVVGGESYVDESMINGEPIPKVKKDGEEVFAGTINQDGVLHIRAKKIGKETVLSNIIRLVEKAQSSRPPVQQFANTIVTYFIPVILTIAIAVFLIWYFVLGATLLFSLTCLISILVVACPCALGLATPTAVTVGVGRAAEFGILIKNGDTLENAGQIDVAAFDKTGTITEGKPEVDDVIAYQGSDDELIALAASIEQNSTHPIAKAIVNKAKELNLELDQTSEFENVTGKGIKAVLNSNEVLAGNLSLMEASEVEVSSEIVDKYHELEKLSKTIILLAENKEVMGILSLSDKIKSTSKRTIEELHKMDIETYMLTGDNESTALTVAGEVGIDNVEAGILPENKLDIVKRIQAKHTKKVLFVGDGINDAPALTQADIGVAMGNGTDIAMESGDIVVMEGDLENVVAAVQFSKKVMRRIKENIFWAFAYNSILIPIAAGVLYPTFGITFEPALAGLAMALSSVTVISLSLMLKRYVPEIKRSKN, encoded by the coding sequence ATGGTAAAACATAAACATATGGATTTGCCGATTGAAGGAATGCACTGTGCTTCCTGTGTTTTAAGTGTTAATAAGACTTTTGGAAAAATTGAAGGTGTGGAGGAAGTTGATGCTGATTTGGCTTCCAATAAATTGCACATTACAGTAGACACTAAAAAAGTTTCATATGAACAGATGGAAAAGCTGGTTAAAAACCTGGGTTTTGAGCTGCATTCGGATGAGATGACCATCAGGATTCAGGGCATGCATTGCGCGTCATGTACGATGAATGTTGAGAACTTCCTGATAAGGTTGGATGGGATTTATGATGTAAAGGCTGATTTGACTTCACAGTCTGCCAAAATCAGATACGATTCTTCCAAAGTATCATTGGATGAAATCGAAAAGGTAATCGATTCATTGGGCTTTGAACTTTTGGGTGTCGAAGGACAGACTGAAATTGATGAGGAGGCTATCTATCAAAAGGACCTTGCAGATAAGCGTAACAGAATCATTGTAGGGCTGTTTTTCTCAGCAGTTTTAATGATTCTGATGTTTAGCGGATGGGATCCGTTAATGGGCCTGACACACGGCCTTCATCAGTCAACAGGTCTGCACATATCATCAATGGGACTCTTGTCCTTGCTGGTAAGTATTCTGCCGTTTCTTTATGTTTCATTGCCTATCCTTAAAGCCGGAATCAACGGTTTGATGCATAAGAACCTGAACATGGATGTAATGTATTCAATGGGTATTCTTGTTGCATACATCTCAAGTATCTTTGGAACATTCGGCATTGTTCTCGACCATACATTCATGTTTTATGACTCAGCTGTGATGCTTCCTTCATTTTTAATGATTGGAAGATACCTTGAAGCCAGAGCCAAAAAACGCACTTCAGATTCAATACGTGAACTGATAGGTCTCCAGCCAACAGTTGCAACAGCTATTGAAGTTGACGAAAATGGTGAGGTCATATCTCAGAAGGAAGTTTCCATTGCAGATATTGTATTGGATGACTTGCTTCTGGTAAAACCGGGTGAAAAGATTCCTGTTGATGGGGATGTTGTCGGCGGAGAGTCCTATGTCGATGAATCAATGATTAATGGTGAACCGATTCCTAAGGTCAAAAAGGATGGTGAAGAGGTCTTTGCCGGAACCATAAATCAGGATGGTGTCCTTCATATCAGAGCCAAAAAGATCGGAAAGGAAACAGTGCTGTCAAATATCATCCGTCTGGTTGAAAAGGCTCAATCCTCAAGACCTCCTGTTCAGCAGTTCGCAAATACCATTGTTACCTACTTCATACCGGTTATTCTGACTATTGCAATTGCAGTGTTCCTGATATGGTACTTTGTACTTGGTGCGACATTGCTCTTTTCATTAACATGTCTGATTTCAATATTGGTTGTCGCATGTCCATGCGCATTGGGTCTTGCAACTCCGACTGCGGTCACTGTAGGTGTAGGGCGTGCAGCCGAGTTCGGTATACTGATTAAAAACGGTGACACACTTGAAAATGCAGGTCAGATTGATGTGGCTGCATTCGATAAGACAGGTACCATTACCGAAGGTAAGCCTGAAGTGGATGATGTCATCGCCTATCAGGGTTCGGATGATGAGTTAATCGCTCTTGCCGCAAGCATCGAGCAGAATTCAACTCACCCTATCGCAAAGGCTATCGTAAACAAGGCAAAAGAGTTAAACCTTGAACTTGACCAGACATCAGAATTTGAAAATGTAACAGGTAAAGGAATTAAAGCAGTTTTGAATTCAAATGAAGTTCTTGCAGGTAACCTGTCTTTAATGGAGGCATCAGAAGTTGAAGTGTCTTCAGAAATTGTTGACAAGTACCATGAACTTGAAAAATTGTCAAAAACCATTATCCTTTTGGCTGAAAACAAAGAGGTAATGGGCATATTGAGCTTGTCCGATAAGATCAAGTCAACTTCCAAAAGGACCATCGAGGAACTCCATAAGATGGATATCGAAACCTACATGCTGACCGGAGACAATGAATCAACAGCACTGACTGTTGCCGGTGAGGTAGGAATCGACAATGTGGAGGCAGGAATTTTACCTGAAAACAAATTGGATATCGTCAAAAGGATTCAGGCAAAGCATACCAAAAAGGTTCTGTTTGTCGGGGACGGTATCAACGATGCACCTGCACTGACACAGGCTGATATCGGTGTTGCCATGGGTAACGGTACAGATATTGCAATGGAAAGCGGAGACATTGTTGTAATGGAAGGGGACTTGGAGAATGTTGTTGCTGCAGTCCAATTCTCTAAAAAGGTGATGCGCAGAATCAAGGAAAATATATTCTGGGCCTTTGCTTATAATTCAATTCTGATTCCTATTGCAGCTGGTGTTTTGTATCCTACATTCGGAATAACATTCGAACCGGCACTGGCAGGACTTGCCATGGCATTAAGTTCAGTTACAGTCATATCCCTTTCACTGATGCTTAAGAGATATGTTCCTGAAATAAAAAGAAGTAAAAATTAA
- the purB gene encoding adenylosuccinate lyase: MAIHPIEFRYGTPEMKNIWEEENKLQRMLDVEAALALAEGKLGIIPQEVADEIAAKANTKYVKLERMKEIEAETNHDIAALSKSITEVCENGAGEYVHFGATSNDIVDSSNSLLIRDSIDVLEEKLERLTKIMLKLASENKMKVCIGRTHGQHALPTTYGMKFGLWADELHRQYVRLENAKSNVCIGMMDGAVGTTAALGEQGWEIHKTVAEILELPAATITNQVVQRDNHVEFISVLANIASTLDKIALEIRSLQRTELMEVGEYFDPEKQVGSSTMPHKMNPITAERICGVARIVKSYVNAALDNNPLWHERDLTNSSCERIMFPESCILTDYILNLSIKLMNNLVFYDENIERNLNLTNGLIMAERLMAELTRAGMGKQTAYGIVRKNAIKANKEKLLLGELILEDEEVQKFLTQEDVDKIMDPHTYIGSIPIIIDELLEKSESWF; this comes from the coding sequence ATGGCTATACACCCAATTGAATTTAGGTATGGTACTCCTGAAATGAAAAATATTTGGGAAGAGGAAAATAAATTACAAAGAATGCTTGATGTAGAAGCTGCATTGGCATTGGCTGAAGGAAAACTTGGAATTATTCCACAGGAAGTTGCAGATGAAATCGCAGCAAAGGCCAATACAAAATATGTAAAGCTTGAAAGAATGAAAGAAATTGAAGCTGAAACCAACCACGATATCGCAGCATTATCCAAATCAATCACTGAAGTATGTGAAAATGGTGCTGGAGAATACGTTCACTTCGGAGCCACATCCAACGACATTGTAGACAGCTCAAATTCCCTGCTCATTCGTGACTCAATTGATGTTTTAGAAGAAAAATTAGAAAGATTAACAAAAATAATGCTCAAACTTGCAAGCGAAAATAAAATGAAAGTGTGCATCGGACGTACACACGGACAACATGCACTCCCGACCACATACGGAATGAAATTCGGTCTATGGGCAGATGAACTGCACAGACAATATGTAAGACTTGAAAATGCAAAATCCAACGTATGTATTGGAATGATGGATGGTGCAGTAGGTACAACCGCCGCATTAGGCGAACAAGGATGGGAAATCCATAAAACCGTTGCAGAAATCCTGGAATTGCCTGCAGCAACAATCACCAACCAGGTCGTGCAAAGGGACAACCATGTTGAATTCATAAGCGTTCTTGCAAACATCGCAAGTACATTAGACAAAATCGCACTTGAAATCAGAAGTCTTCAAAGAACAGAACTCATGGAAGTTGGAGAATACTTCGATCCTGAAAAACAGGTGGGAAGCAGTACAATGCCACACAAGATGAATCCGATTACTGCTGAAAGAATCTGTGGTGTTGCAAGAATCGTTAAATCATATGTCAACGCAGCATTGGACAACAACCCTCTCTGGCACGAAAGAGACCTGACCAATTCCTCTTGTGAAAGGATAATGTTTCCGGAAAGCTGCATTCTGACAGACTACATCCTGAACTTATCAATCAAACTTATGAACAATTTGGTATTCTACGATGAAAACATCGAAAGAAACCTTAACCTGACCAACGGTCTTATCATGGCTGAAAGATTAATGGCCGAACTTACCCGTGCGGGAATGGGAAAACAAACCGCATACGGTATTGTAAGGAAAAACGCAATTAAGGCAAACAAGGAAAAACTGTTGCTCGGCGAACTGATTTTAGAGGATGAGGAAGTTCAGAAATTTCTTACACAGGAAGATGTCGACAAGATTATGGATCCACATACATACATCGGTTCCATACCAATAATCATCGACGAGTTACTTGAAAAATCAGAAAGCTGGTTTTAG
- a CDS encoding helix-turn-helix transcriptional regulator has translation METKIRQFRQEKAMTQQELADLAGVTRQTINALENARYNPSLVLAYKITKILGKNAIEEVFLLSDEE, from the coding sequence TTGGAAACTAAAATACGACAATTTCGCCAAGAGAAGGCTATGACCCAACAGGAATTGGCCGATTTGGCAGGCGTAACTCGCCAGACAATAAACGCATTAGAGAATGCTCGCTATAATCCTTCCTTAGTATTAGCCTATAAAATTACTAAAATATTAGGTAAAAATGCAATTGAAGAAGTATTTTTGCTTAGTGATGAAGAATGA
- a CDS encoding CPBP family intramembrane glutamic endopeptidase → MLYFCDFILKGVNSFNAFNTFLPFSFLATIVVSPISEELIFRGVFLNRLKLIVPTTFAVLISSLLFASLHGFGSIFSAFIFAVCVAILYLKTDNILVPIFAHFLNNLIAEVIVFLDSGEILFTNNLVMGAVSILAVISFVLILYFIVKQLNSINHNNF, encoded by the coding sequence ATGTTATATTTTTGCGATTTCATTTTAAAGGGTGTAAATTCATTTAATGCATTTAACACATTTCTGCCGTTCAGTTTTCTTGCAACAATTGTCGTTTCTCCAATTTCAGAGGAACTGATATTTAGAGGAGTTTTTCTAAACAGATTGAAGCTTATAGTTCCCACCACATTTGCGGTCTTGATTTCTTCACTTCTCTTTGCGTCCCTGCACGGTTTCGGCAGCATCTTTTCGGCCTTTATATTCGCAGTTTGTGTTGCAATTCTTTATCTGAAAACGGACAATATCTTAGTTCCAATTTTTGCACATTTTTTAAACAACCTCATTGCCGAGGTAATTGTCTTTTTGGACTCAGGTGAAATATTATTCACAAATAATTTGGTGATGGGTGCAGTCTCCATTCTTGCAGTCATTTCATTTGTGTTAATTTTATATTTCATAGTCAAACAGTTAAATAGTATTAATCATAATAATTTTTAA
- the trpE gene encoding anthranilate synthase component I, with the protein MFFPSLEEVKEIAKNQEYKRIPVYCELFSDIATPIEVLRTLKGVSNHTYMLESVEESKKWGRYSFLGFDPILELTCQNGEVTIKGDKNSDTLNDNIQTIETQNPSEILEALLKENKSPKLKELPSFTGGFVGYFAYDYIKYSEPSLNLDAENQDRFKDMDLMLFDKVIAFDNFRQKIVLIVNMKTDDLENNYKRACDKLVEIRDLINGRNSTPIPPLKLESDFKPTFSREKFCDMVEKAKDYIYEGDIFQVVLSNRIEAKISGSLFDTYRVLRTTNPSPYMFYFSSNDIEIAGASPETLVKLEDDKLYTFPLAGTRPRGKTEEEDLKLQEELLADEKELAEHNMLVDLGRNDIGRIAEVGSVSVDKYLSIEKFSHVMHIGSTVTGKLRSDLTPLAAIDSILPAGTLSGAPKIRACEIINELEDNKRGIYGGAIGYVDLSGNIDTCISIRIAFARNNKVFIRSGAGIVADSVPDNEFDECLNKAAAVIDALKYADGGI; encoded by the coding sequence ATGTTTTTCCCCAGTTTAGAAGAAGTAAAAGAAATTGCAAAAAATCAGGAATACAAAAGAATACCAGTATATTGCGAACTGTTTTCAGATATAGCAACACCAATTGAAGTATTAAGAACATTAAAAGGCGTCAGCAATCATACATACATGCTGGAAAGTGTTGAGGAGTCAAAGAAATGGGGAAGATATTCATTTTTAGGTTTTGATCCTATTTTGGAGCTTACTTGCCAGAATGGTGAGGTAACCATCAAGGGGGATAAGAATTCAGATACATTAAATGACAATATCCAAACAATTGAAACCCAAAATCCCAGTGAAATACTCGAGGCTTTGCTTAAGGAGAACAAGTCTCCAAAGCTTAAGGAGCTGCCTTCATTTACCGGGGGTTTTGTAGGCTATTTTGCTTATGACTATATCAAATACTCAGAACCGAGCCTTAATCTTGATGCGGAAAATCAGGACAGGTTCAAGGACATGGACCTGATGCTTTTTGACAAGGTCATTGCCTTTGACAATTTCCGCCAGAAAATCGTTTTGATTGTAAACATGAAAACCGATGACTTGGAAAATAACTACAAAAGGGCATGTGACAAGTTGGTTGAAATCAGAGATTTGATAAATGGCCGTAACAGCACCCCTATTCCTCCATTGAAATTGGAATCAGACTTTAAACCTACCTTTTCACGTGAAAAGTTTTGTGATATGGTTGAAAAGGCCAAGGATTACATTTATGAAGGGGATATCTTCCAGGTCGTTCTGTCAAACAGAATCGAGGCGAAAATTTCAGGAAGTCTCTTTGACACCTACCGTGTCTTGAGAACAACAAACCCCTCTCCGTACATGTTTTACTTTTCTAGCAATGACATTGAAATTGCGGGTGCATCCCCTGAAACGCTGGTCAAACTGGAAGACGATAAGCTTTATACATTTCCCCTTGCAGGTACAAGGCCACGTGGGAAAACTGAAGAGGAGGATTTGAAACTCCAGGAAGAACTGTTGGCCGATGAAAAGGAACTTGCAGAGCATAACATGCTCGTTGATTTGGGCCGAAATGACATCGGAAGAATTGCGGAGGTCGGTTCGGTCAGTGTCGACAAATATCTCTCAATCGAGAAATTTTCACATGTGATGCACATAGGCTCAACAGTAACAGGTAAGTTAAGAAGTGATCTGACTCCACTTGCCGCAATAGACTCTATTCTGCCTGCAGGAACCCTGTCAGGCGCTCCAAAGATAAGGGCATGTGAGATAATAAATGAACTTGAGGACAACAAAAGGGGAATTTACGGCGGCGCTATCGGATATGTTGATTTGAGCGGAAACATTGACACATGCATATCCATCAGAATCGCATTTGCACGTAACAACAAGGTTTTCATTCGTTCAGGAGCGGGAATTGTTGCAGACAGTGTTCCGGACAATGAATTTGATGAATGCTTAAACAAGGCGGCGGCCGTTATTGACGCTTTAAAATATGCTGACGGAGGGATTTAA
- a CDS encoding aminodeoxychorismate/anthranilate synthase component II: protein MILLIDNYDSFAYNLYQLIGEISSDIKVVRNDKITLEEIQKLNPEAIILSPGPGKPENAGICIDVVREFHKTIPILGVCLGHQAICVAFGGTVSHAKRLMHGKSSDIGLDYDFIFKGLPNQINVGRYHSLSLVEETLPDCLEVLSKSKDDGEIMTVKHKQYNVYGLQFHPESILTPDGLTIMENFLEKVERGIL, encoded by the coding sequence ATGATTCTTTTAATAGACAATTATGACAGTTTTGCATATAATCTCTACCAGTTGATCGGAGAGATTTCATCCGACATAAAGGTTGTGAGAAACGACAAGATAACACTTGAGGAAATCCAAAAGCTAAATCCTGAAGCGATAATCCTCTCTCCAGGCCCTGGAAAACCTGAAAATGCCGGAATATGCATTGATGTGGTCAGGGAGTTTCACAAAACAATTCCTATTTTAGGGGTATGTCTGGGCCATCAGGCAATATGCGTTGCCTTTGGAGGTACAGTGTCTCATGCAAAAAGGCTGATGCACGGCAAATCATCAGACATTGGCCTTGATTATGACTTTATATTCAAGGGTCTTCCAAACCAGATCAATGTTGGAAGGTACCATTCCCTAAGTCTGGTTGAGGAGACTTTGCCGGATTGTCTGGAAGTTCTTTCCAAATCAAAGGATGACGGCGAAATAATGACAGTCAAGCATAAGCAGTATAACGTTTATGGCCTTCAGTTCCATCCGGAATCCATACTGACACCAGACGGATTGACAATAATGGAAAATTTTTTAGAGAAAGTTGAAAGAGGGATTTTATGA
- the trpD gene encoding anthranilate phosphoribosyltransferase produces the protein MIKEAILKVYKHQDLTYDEAYQTMDEIMSGKASEVQMSAYLTAMSMKGETIDEITASAEAMRAHCVRLLNDKEVLEIVGTGGDGSNTFNISTTSSIVISAAGIPVAKHGNRSASSKCGAADVLEELGVNIHIEPEKSLKCLEEIDLCFLFAQNYHLSMKYVANVRKELSIRTIFNILGPLTNPAGATMQVLGVYEKELVEPLIKVLNNLGVESAVSVYGMDGMDEISASDKTFVCELKDGKTMSYEISPEYFGMEIASKEDLVGGDARENAEITMSILNGEKGPKRNAVLLNSAAGLYVAGAVDSLREGVEMAAEIIDSGKALRQLERFIEVTNR, from the coding sequence ATGATTAAAGAAGCAATTTTAAAAGTATACAAACATCAAGACTTAACTTATGATGAGGCATACCAGACAATGGATGAAATCATGAGTGGAAAAGCAAGCGAAGTTCAAATGAGTGCTTATTTAACTGCAATGTCCATGAAAGGGGAAACCATCGATGAAATCACAGCCTCCGCCGAAGCGATGAGGGCACATTGTGTAAGACTATTGAATGACAAGGAGGTCCTTGAGATAGTTGGAACCGGAGGTGACGGTTCAAATACATTTAACATATCAACAACCTCTTCAATTGTAATATCCGCTGCCGGAATTCCGGTTGCAAAGCATGGTAACAGGTCAGCATCAAGCAAATGCGGAGCCGCCGATGTGCTTGAGGAATTGGGTGTCAATATACACATCGAGCCAGAAAAAAGTTTGAAGTGCCTTGAAGAGATTGACCTGTGCTTCTTGTTTGCTCAAAACTACCACCTGTCAATGAAATACGTTGCAAATGTTAGAAAGGAGCTGTCAATCAGAACAATATTTAACATTTTAGGTCCTCTGACAAATCCTGCCGGTGCGACAATGCAGGTTTTGGGAGTCTATGAAAAAGAATTAGTAGAACCGTTGATTAAAGTATTAAATAATCTTGGTGTGGAATCTGCAGTTTCAGTTTATGGAATGGATGGCATGGATGAGATTTCCGCAAGCGACAAGACATTCGTATGTGAACTGAAAGACGGCAAGACAATGTCCTATGAAATTTCACCGGAATATTTCGGCATGGAAATCGCATCCAAAGAGGATTTGGTCGGTGGCGATGCCAGGGAAAATGCTGAAATCACAATGTCAATACTTAACGGCGAAAAAGGACCTAAAAGAAATGCGGTGCTTTTGAATTCTGCTGCAGGACTATATGTTGCAGGAGCGGTTGATTCCCTGAGGGAAGGTGTTGAGATGGCCGCTGAAATCATTGATTCCGGTAAGGCATTAAGACAGCTTGAAAGATTTATTGAAGTTACTAACAGATGA
- the trpC gene encoding indole-3-glycerol phosphate synthase TrpC gives MLDEIVEKTKQRIEDEKKIITLDDLKNEVSLMKIEDDFPFKRALMEEDISIIAEVKRASPSKGLIAEDFDYLAIAKEYEDAGASAISVLTEPYFFMGSDDYLKDIAANVSIPVLRKDFVVDEYMIWQAKALGASAVLLIVSVLDIVQLKKYLDLAHDLGLSAIVETHDGDEIRRALTVGAEIIGVNNRDLTDFTVDIENSINLRRCVSGDVVFISESGIKTKEDVTRLKENDVDAVLIGETLMKCDDKKAMISELKNG, from the coding sequence ATGTTGGATGAGATTGTAGAAAAAACGAAACAGAGAATTGAAGACGAAAAGAAGATCATTACCTTGGATGATTTGAAAAATGAAGTTTCACTCATGAAAATCGAGGATGATTTTCCATTCAAAAGGGCCTTGATGGAAGAGGATATTTCAATCATTGCCGAGGTAAAAAGGGCATCCCCTTCAAAAGGACTGATTGCTGAGGATTTTGACTATCTGGCTATTGCAAAGGAATATGAGGATGCCGGTGCTTCTGCAATTTCAGTTTTAACAGAACCGTACTTTTTCATGGGTTCGGATGATTACCTAAAGGATATTGCGGCAAATGTCAGCATTCCTGTATTAAGAAAGGATTTTGTAGTTGATGAATATATGATCTGGCAGGCAAAAGCCCTTGGGGCATCTGCGGTATTGCTGATTGTTTCCGTATTGGATATTGTGCAGCTTAAGAAATATCTTGACCTTGCACATGATTTGGGTCTTTCAGCCATTGTTGAGACTCATGACGGTGATGAAATCAGACGTGCACTGACGGTCGGCGCTGAAATAATAGGGGTAAACAACAGGGACCTGACAGATTTCACAGTGGATATTGAAAATAGTATCAATCTACGTAGATGTGTCAGCGGGGATGTAGTGTTTATTTCAGAAAGTGGCATTAAGACAAAGGAAGATGTCACCAGATTAAAAGAAAATGATGTTGATGCAGTTTTAATAGGCGAAACTTTAATGAAATGTGATGATAAGAAGGCTATGATTTCGGAGTTGAAGAATGGTTAA
- a CDS encoding phosphoribosylanthranilate isomerase, whose amino-acid sequence MVKIKICGLKRLEDIEIVNRHKPDYIGFVFADSKRKVSHDLARQMKENLDSDIVSVGVFVDASADEILGLFDDGTIDIAQLHGSESEEFIKNLKDKTDNQLKIINAIEMKECIDLKKYDNSEADYLLLDSGKGSGKTFDWKLIRKDLKKEFFLAGGLTSSNIAQAIEEFKPYAVDLSSSLETDGFKDENKIKEIMEAIN is encoded by the coding sequence ATGGTTAAAATCAAAATCTGCGGACTTAAAAGATTGGAGGACATTGAAATTGTAAACAGGCATAAACCCGATTATATAGGTTTTGTATTTGCAGATTCAAAAAGAAAGGTTTCTCATGATTTGGCCCGTCAGATGAAAGAAAATCTGGACTCTGACATTGTTTCAGTAGGAGTTTTTGTGGATGCAAGCGCCGATGAGATACTGGGTCTTTTCGATGATGGGACAATAGACATTGCGCAGCTTCACGGCAGTGAAAGTGAGGAGTTCATCAAAAACCTAAAGGATAAAACTGATAATCAATTAAAGATAATAAATGCAATAGAAATGAAAGAATGCATTGACCTTAAAAAATATGACAATTCCGAGGCTGATTACCTGCTTTTGGACAGCGGTAAGGGCAGCGGAAAAACATTCGATTGGAAACTGATCAGAAAGGATTTGAAAAAGGAATTTTTCCTTGCAGGTGGGCTGACAAGTTCAAATATCGCTCAGGCCATTGAGGAGTTCAAACCATATGCTGTTGATTTAAGTTCCAGTCTTGAAACTGACGGATTTAAGGATGAAAATAAGATAAAAGAAATAATGGAGGCTATAAATTGA
- the trpB gene encoding tryptophan synthase subunit beta translates to MNNGRYGEYGGQYISETLMNELLYLEEQYNHYMNDPEFVDELNTLLKEYAGRPSLLYYAERMTKDLGGAKIYLKREDLNHTGAHKINNVLGQVLLAKKMGKTRVIAETGAGQHGVATATAAALLDMECEVFMGEVDTKRQALNVYRMELLGAKVHSVKSGTKTLKDAVNDAFRDWIARVHDTNYVIGSTMGPHPFPMMVRDFQAVISEEARQQFLEKEGRLPNAVIACVGGGSNAMGAFYNFIDDEDVRLIGCEAGGKGVDTPYNAAALTKGKIGIFHGMKSIFNQGDYGQIAPVYSVSAGLDYPGVGPEHAYLRDIGRAEYVPINDEEAVEAFEYLSRMEGIIPAIESAHAVAYAMKLAPQMNEDEIIMICLSGRGDKDVRSIAEYRGVELNE, encoded by the coding sequence TTGAATAATGGAAGATATGGTGAATACGGTGGCCAATACATATCTGAAACATTAATGAACGAACTGCTCTATCTTGAAGAGCAATACAATCATTACATGAATGATCCCGAATTTGTGGACGAACTCAATACATTATTGAAGGAATATGCAGGAAGACCATCTTTATTATATTACGCTGAAAGAATGACAAAAGACCTTGGCGGGGCAAAAATCTATTTGAAACGTGAGGATTTAAATCACACCGGAGCCCATAAGATCAACAACGTTTTGGGCCAGGTTTTGCTTGCCAAAAAAATGGGGAAGACTCGTGTAATTGCCGAAACCGGAGCCGGACAGCATGGGGTTGCAACCGCTACCGCTGCGGCATTGCTCGACATGGAATGTGAAGTTTTCATGGGTGAAGTTGATACCAAAAGACAGGCTCTGAACGTTTACCGTATGGAACTTCTGGGAGCAAAGGTCCATTCAGTCAAATCAGGAACAAAAACCCTGAAGGATGCGGTCAATGATGCATTCCGTGATTGGATTGCAAGGGTTCATGATACAAACTATGTCATAGGGTCAACTATGGGACCTCATCCTTTTCCGATGATGGTTCGTGATTTTCAGGCGGTAATCAGTGAAGAGGCACGCCAGCAGTTCCTTGAAAAAGAGGGAAGGCTTCCGAATGCAGTCATTGCATGTGTTGGTGGCGGAAGTAATGCCATGGGTGCATTCTATAATTTCATTGATGATGAGGATGTCAGACTGATAGGATGTGAAGCCGGAGGTAAGGGAGTAGACACACCTTACAATGCGGCCGCACTTACAAAGGGTAAGATTGGAATATTCCACGGTATGAAATCAATATTCAATCAGGGCGATTATGGACAAATCGCACCGGTATATTCAGTATCCGCCGGTCTTGACTATCCTGGAGTCGGGCCTGAACATGCATATCTGAGAGATATCGGAAGGGCGGAATATGTTCCTATAAATGATGAGGAGGCTGTTGAGGCATTCGAATACCTCTCAAGAATGGAAGGAATAATTCCAGCTATTGAAAGCGCACATGCAGTTGCATATGCAATGAAACTGGCTCCACAGATGAATGAGGATGAAATAATAATGATATGTCTTTCCGGAAGGGGAGACAAGGACGTAAGGTCAATTGCAGAATACAGGGGAGTTGAGCTAAATGAGTAA